The stretch of DNA CTAGCCCCGGCTCGCATCGGTGATACAATCACCGCCCATGTGGAAGTCATTGACATCATAAAGGATATTAACCGTATTCGGCTAAGGACTTGGTGTACAAAACAGGATGGTAGTATGGTGTTGAACGGTGAGGCATTGGTAAGCCCTCCTAGAGCCTTTCACCCTTGATGCGGACGAGCTTTTGGTCAATCACCGAAAAAAATCTCCCATTCATGGTATGTCTCTATATTGGCTCTTTTTTTTGGAGCTTCAAAATTCTAATAAAGGAGAACTACCCGGTCTTGTTGCCCCGTTGCAGTTCAGACGAGAAATCAGGGCTGCAGGAAAGAAGCTAAGAAAGGAGGCCGTTACGTCCTGTAGGACAACAATTTGATTCATGCTGGATGCGAGGCGGAGGCGGCGAAAGAAAGGTATCTAGAGGAAAGAAAGGTAACCCTCATGAGGTCTCAAAAACCCGGTAAAATATGTGATGCGTTATGGTACTTAGGACATCCGGAAACCGGTGTCTATTTGTTGGAAGGGCGGAATGAATCCATGATTATCAGCGGCGGCATGAGTTACATTGTTCCTGCGCTGATGGACCAATTACGGGGGTTTGGAATTAAACAGAACCAAATCCAAAAAATGCTGATTCTACACGCTCATTTCGACCACATCGGGATCGTTCCATTTTTCCGACAACGTTCCCCTGATATACGAGTTTATGCTTCTGAGAGGGCTGCGCAAATCTTGGCGGAGCCACGAAATATTCTTACGATCAATGATTTCAGTCACCGTGTAGCCGCTCGAATGGGTATGGACAGGGAATGGTCCACAAGCCACTGTGATTGGCCCGTTGGATTAGGTTTGGAATTGGTGTCCGACGGAGACATAATCGACCTTGGTGGCATTGAAGTAATCATACTTAAAACCCCCGGACATTCGTCATGTTCAATTTCAGCGTATGCGCCAAAACTCAAGGCGCTTTTCCCGTCCGACGGGGGTGGGATCCCTTATAAAGACACTATAGTTCCTGCTGCAAACTCAAATTTCACGCAGTATATTGAAAGTCTCAAAAAATTGGAGTCTCTGGAAGTCGAATATTTGTGCGCAGACCACTTTGGCTACGTTTACGGCGATGAGGCTGGATCTTACATAAGCTCATCCATAGAGTCGGCTCAGGCTGAGCATGCAAGGCTTGAAAAAATCTATCTTAAGTTCAGGGATATTGAACTTGCAGCCCAACAGGCCGCCTCATCTTTTCTGGATGAGAACCCGGATTATTTTTTGACCCGTGAAATCTATGAAGGGATATGCCGTCAGATGATGAAAAACATCTCAAGAAACGTTGACGCTTGAGGTATATTCATTCGCCCTCAGACGAAGTGGAATAAGCGTCAAGTCTCGATCTCTGCATCCGCATAAATGAAAACGTAATCCCCGTCGTTGATGTACACTGACAGTTTTGCTCCCCTTGTCTCGGCGTATTTTACCCAACTGGGTGTCTCTCCTTCTCCTCAACAGACGGCCGGGGAATGCTTCCAGGCCTTTCTGTCAAACCAGGCTAACAGAAGAGGGTCGACCAGTGTTTCCAATGCAACGTGTTCAGCCATTCGTCTGGCATTTGCAAAATCACGCGCATCCTTCACAACATAAAGTTCCACAAGACCAACGAGCATGTCCCTTTCAACTCTTCTTGGGTCTATCATGGCACTCTCCCATTTTACTTTTCTTCTCAATTGGCCAGGACTTCTACTTGAGTGAGAACTGTCGGATGATCCTCTGCATCCTTCTTCTGTTTACTCCGAAATCATAATATCCTAATCGAGAGGCCGAGCGAAAATGTATGAGCTTCGACGCGTCATCAAACTCAAATTCCACATCGTCAATGAACGAGAAGATCGTTGAACGGAATTCTGCCTTTAGGTAGTTTGGGGTATTCCGAACCACCGTAGCTCTATCGAACGTGCGAACAACTTCTAAGAGCCTTTGTCTGGCTTCCTCAATTGAGCCTTGGTACTGGATTGGATCCATCTTTCGAGGTCCTTCCGGCGCCCAAGAAGAAACACAGTTCGGTCGGTTGGGGCAAAGCTTTAATAGAGACATTGAGGACTCCGATCCGCCGGACCAGACTTCAGCGCTGACCATGGCGACCATAGCTAAACACCATACAACAACGTGAAGACTGACTAGGCTTCTCCGTATAGTTTTTAGGCCAATTTCTGAATTCATTTCGGACTGCTCTGATATGGCCCTTATGGAACGCTGCTCCCAAGGGCGATCCACCATGGAGTCTATATCCAACCCTTCCCCAATGTTTATCACATATTCACCGTCCTTTGCAGACATGTCCCTCTCCGTCCCTTTTAGATGGCTGCTATGGATGTGGTAGGTGTCATTTTACTAGCTGTAGAAGAAAAGTCATATGTTCTTAGTCAGTTCTATATAATTCGTGATAGGGCTATGCAACTTAATTAATAGTATTGAGCTATAATCCACTAAAAAAACATTGTTTTTACCTAAGAATTATAATAAACTAGTCTCTAAGCGTCACTACCCCTTTTGGCCCTTGGCGGTCACTATTCTACGCAGATTCCCGTCACGACGTATGACTCTGACGGGATTTCTGTTTTTTTTAGGCGCGGGACTCCGTGTAATCAAGGACCTCCGGGATACTTGAACCAAAATCTTGTATCTCCCGTGGATTTCCTCCGATCTTTTGGCGGGGAAACGTCTTGTAAGAACGGTAAGGTTAAATCCTTAAGTGTCTAGCGCTTCAAGAGGCTCACGCTTCCTGTCATTTGCAGTGGATCCTCGCTTCCGACA from Desulfomonilaceae bacterium encodes:
- a CDS encoding MBL fold metallo-hydrolase — encoded protein: MIHAGCEAEAAKERYLEERKVTLMRSQKPGKICDALWYLGHPETGVYLLEGRNESMIISGGMSYIVPALMDQLRGFGIKQNQIQKMLILHAHFDHIGIVPFFRQRSPDIRVYASERAAQILAEPRNILTINDFSHRVAARMGMDREWSTSHCDWPVGLGLELVSDGDIIDLGGIEVIILKTPGHSSCSISAYAPKLKALFPSDGGGIPYKDTIVPAANSNFTQYIESLKKLESLEVEYLCADHFGYVYGDEAGSYISSSIESAQAEHARLEKIYLKFRDIELAAQQAASSFLDENPDYFLTREIYEGICRQMMKNISRNVDA
- a CDS encoding DUF1499 domain-containing protein gives rise to the protein MSAKDGEYVINIGEGLDIDSMVDRPWEQRSIRAISEQSEMNSEIGLKTIRRSLVSLHVVVWCLAMVAMVSAEVWSGGSESSMSLLKLCPNRPNCVSSWAPEGPRKMDPIQYQGSIEEARQRLLEVVRTFDRATVVRNTPNYLKAEFRSTIFSFIDDVEFEFDDASKLIHFRSASRLGYYDFGVNRRRMQRIIRQFSLK